From a region of the Paenibacillus segetis genome:
- a CDS encoding carbohydrate ABC transporter permease, giving the protein MAAKAFNATRSEKIFDICNIILMAIILIITLYPFLNVLAISFNDSKDTVRGGIYIWPREFTWENYKTIFGYTGLLQGFKITMFRTIAGTILGLISSSMLAYTLSRPDFRSRKFVSTFLALTMYFSGGLVPTYMLMRHLDLIGTFWIYILPGAVSAFNVFIIRSFIDGLPYALQESGKLDGANDFMIYYKIILPLCKPVLATIALFLAVGQWNSWFDTYLYNGNKPHLTTLQYELMKVLASTNQGSAMANANDLANQMAQVSPESIKMAITIVVTVPILVVYPFLQRYFVSGMTLGAVKA; this is encoded by the coding sequence GTGGCAGCAAAAGCATTTAATGCAACAAGATCCGAGAAAATTTTTGACATCTGCAACATCATTCTGATGGCAATCATACTGATCATCACGTTGTATCCTTTCTTGAACGTGCTGGCGATCTCGTTTAATGATTCGAAGGATACCGTTCGGGGCGGCATTTATATATGGCCGCGTGAGTTTACTTGGGAAAACTACAAAACGATTTTCGGCTATACCGGCTTGTTGCAAGGGTTTAAGATCACGATGTTTCGGACGATTGCCGGTACCATACTCGGCTTGATAAGCTCGTCTATGCTTGCTTATACCTTGAGCCGCCCGGATTTTAGATCGCGGAAATTCGTTTCTACCTTTTTGGCTCTGACGATGTATTTCTCTGGCGGGCTGGTTCCTACTTACATGCTCATGCGGCATCTGGATCTGATCGGCACGTTCTGGATTTACATTCTTCCTGGTGCAGTCAGCGCGTTTAACGTCTTTATCATCAGATCGTTTATCGATGGATTACCTTACGCCCTACAAGAATCGGGAAAACTCGACGGTGCCAATGATTTTATGATTTATTACAAAATCATTCTTCCGCTCTGTAAACCGGTATTGGCAACGATTGCGTTGTTCCTGGCAGTTGGGCAATGGAATTCCTGGTTTGATACTTATTTGTACAATGGAAATAAGCCTCACCTCACTACACTGCAATATGAATTGATGAAGGTACTGGCCAGTACGAACCAAGGTTCCGCAATGGCTAACGCGAACGACTTGGCCAATCAGATGGCCCAGGTATCGCCGGAATCAATCAAGATGGCGATTACGATTGTCGTAACGGTCCCGATTCTAGTTGTATATCCATTCTTACAAAGATATTTTGTATCCGGTATGACTTTGGGTGCCGTGAAGGCTTAA
- a CDS encoding beta-galactosidase: protein MINNKLPKIWYGGDYNPEQWDAEVWQEDSRMFKLAGVDVATINVFSWAMVQPDEETYDFSFLDATMDRLYQDGVYVCLATGTGAHPAWMAHRHPDVLRVDVQGRKRAFGGRHNSCPNSPTYRKYSAKLAGKLAERYKDHPGLLIWHISNEYGGYCYCEQCAAEFRVWLQERYGSLEKLNKAWNTRFWGHTFYSWDEIVPPNELSEEWGGSRTNFQGISLDYRRFMSQSLLDCYKLEYDELKKHTPDIPVTTNLMGTYPELDYFEWAKYLDVVSWDNYPSLDTPVSFTAMTHDLMRGIKNGQPFMLMEQTPSQQNWQAYNSLKRPGVMRLWSYQAVARGADTVMFFQLRRSIGACEKYHGALIEHVGHEHTRVFRECAELGQELTQLSDSILDARIKSKIGIIFDWENRWATELSSGPTIALNYVNEVHKYYDALFELNIESDMIGVEEDLSKYEIVIAPVLYMVKPGFAEKVEKFVAAGGTFVTTFFSGIVNESDLVTLGGYPGELRSLLGIWAEEIDALFPDQKNSMVLNQSWGALQGAYECGILCDLIHSEGAEVLAEYGSDFYQGRPVLTVNQFGAGRAYYVASSPEASFLQGFLANLCEEKGIKPLVKAPSGVEVTQRVKDGVAYLFLLNHNAETAIVEIGREEKKDLLSGEVVSGTVSLAGRGVMILEGTEV from the coding sequence GTGATTAATAATAAATTACCAAAAATATGGTATGGTGGCGACTATAATCCAGAACAATGGGATGCCGAAGTTTGGCAAGAGGACAGCCGGATGTTCAAGCTGGCAGGTGTTGATGTAGCGACAATCAATGTGTTCTCCTGGGCTATGGTTCAACCAGATGAAGAAACTTATGACTTCTCATTTTTAGATGCAACGATGGATCGGTTATATCAAGATGGGGTCTATGTTTGTTTGGCTACCGGTACAGGTGCACACCCAGCATGGATGGCACATCGTCACCCGGATGTGCTTCGGGTAGATGTACAAGGTAGAAAACGGGCATTTGGCGGACGCCATAATTCTTGTCCAAACAGTCCTACCTATAGAAAATATTCAGCGAAATTGGCGGGAAAACTGGCGGAAAGATATAAGGATCACCCAGGTTTGTTAATTTGGCATATCTCCAATGAGTACGGAGGATATTGTTACTGTGAGCAATGTGCTGCCGAGTTCCGTGTATGGCTGCAAGAGCGGTATGGTAGTTTAGAGAAGTTGAACAAGGCGTGGAATACCCGTTTCTGGGGACATACGTTCTATAGTTGGGATGAAATCGTGCCTCCTAATGAACTGAGCGAAGAGTGGGGTGGCAGTCGCACGAACTTCCAAGGCATCTCTTTGGATTATCGCCGCTTCATGTCACAGAGCCTCTTGGATTGTTACAAATTGGAATATGATGAGTTGAAGAAGCATACACCTGACATTCCTGTGACAACGAATCTGATGGGAACCTATCCAGAGCTAGATTATTTTGAATGGGCGAAATACTTAGATGTGGTCTCTTGGGACAATTACCCATCGCTTGATACACCCGTTAGCTTTACGGCAATGACACATGATCTCATGCGGGGAATTAAGAATGGGCAACCATTCATGCTGATGGAGCAAACACCAAGCCAGCAAAACTGGCAAGCCTATAACTCTTTGAAACGCCCAGGTGTTATGCGTTTGTGGAGTTATCAAGCAGTGGCTCGGGGTGCGGATACAGTCATGTTCTTTCAATTGCGTCGTTCGATTGGGGCGTGTGAAAAATACCATGGTGCGTTAATTGAGCATGTTGGTCATGAACATACTCGCGTATTCCGTGAATGTGCAGAATTAGGTCAAGAGTTGACCCAGTTGTCGGATTCGATCCTTGATGCCCGAATCAAATCCAAGATTGGAATCATTTTTGACTGGGAGAATCGTTGGGCGACCGAGCTCTCAAGCGGACCTACTATTGCGCTGAATTATGTGAATGAAGTGCATAAGTATTACGATGCTCTATTTGAATTGAATATAGAGAGCGACATGATCGGCGTAGAGGAGGACCTCAGCAAGTATGAGATCGTCATTGCACCTGTTCTATATATGGTGAAACCAGGTTTTGCAGAGAAGGTAGAGAAATTTGTCGCAGCGGGCGGAACCTTTGTAACAACCTTCTTCAGCGGAATTGTTAATGAGAGTGATCTGGTAACGTTGGGCGGATATCCAGGAGAACTGCGTTCTTTGCTAGGTATTTGGGCAGAAGAAATCGATGCTCTATTCCCGGATCAGAAGAATTCTATGGTACTGAACCAATCATGGGGAGCACTTCAAGGTGCTTATGAATGTGGTATCTTATGTGATCTGATTCATAGTGAGGGTGCTGAAGTGCTGGCGGAATATGGTAGCGACTTCTATCAAGGTCGCCCTGTTCTTACGGTAAATCAATTTGGTGCTGGCCGTGCATATTATGTAGCTAGTAGTCCTGAAGCTTCATTCTTGCAAGGATTTCTCGCTAACCTATGTGAGGAGAAAGGGATTAAGCCTCTCGTCAAAGCACCGTCAGGTGTGGAAGTGACACAGCGTGTGAAAGATGGGGTTGCTTATTTATTCCTGTTGAATCATAATGCTGAGACAGCAATAGTGGAAATTGGCCGTGAAGAGAAGAAAGATCTGCTCAGCGGTGAAGTGGTTTCGGGAACCGTTTCGTTAGCAGGTCGAGGAGTTATGATTCTTGAGGGCACCGAAGTATAA
- a CDS encoding ABC transporter permease produces METLSAKPDTRNVSVTPRPPKKRKQGLWQSIVRQKYLYLMSLPFVIWLFVFNYLPVWGWTMAFQNYKPSKSFSEQKWVGMKNFVDLFHDERFYLVLRNTLAMSILGIIFGFIVPIFFAVFLNELKGTAFKRSVQTVSYLPHFVSWVVVAGIITKLLSIDGGIVNDILMSLHIIKEPIQFMAQGKWFWGIVTASDVWKETGWNAIIYLAAITGIDKELYEAARVDGAGRFKQMWNITLPGIRTTISVLLIMSIGHLIGIGFEKQFQLQNALVTDYSEVLDLYALKYGINISRFSYGTAISMFTSVVSIILLFTANGIMKKTTKESIM; encoded by the coding sequence ATGGAAACGCTCTCAGCGAAACCCGATACTAGAAATGTAAGCGTAACCCCTAGACCGCCGAAAAAGCGGAAACAAGGACTTTGGCAGAGTATAGTACGGCAGAAATATTTATACCTGATGTCCTTACCATTTGTAATTTGGTTGTTCGTATTTAACTATTTACCAGTCTGGGGCTGGACAATGGCATTCCAGAACTATAAACCGTCCAAATCATTTTCGGAACAGAAATGGGTTGGAATGAAGAACTTCGTGGACTTGTTCCATGATGAAAGATTTTACCTAGTCTTAAGAAACACGTTGGCCATGAGTATCTTGGGCATCATCTTTGGATTTATCGTGCCGATCTTTTTCGCGGTGTTCCTGAACGAGTTGAAAGGTACTGCTTTCAAACGAAGCGTTCAGACGGTATCTTATTTGCCTCACTTTGTATCCTGGGTCGTTGTGGCAGGAATCATTACGAAGCTACTCTCGATTGACGGCGGGATTGTAAACGATATCTTAATGTCATTGCATATCATTAAGGAGCCTATTCAGTTCATGGCTCAGGGGAAATGGTTCTGGGGGATTGTAACCGCTTCCGATGTGTGGAAAGAAACCGGCTGGAACGCGATTATTTATTTGGCTGCGATCACCGGAATCGACAAGGAACTATATGAAGCCGCTCGGGTTGACGGAGCAGGTCGCTTCAAACAAATGTGGAATATTACGCTTCCGGGAATTCGGACTACGATTTCTGTCCTATTGATCATGTCGATCGGTCATTTGATCGGTATCGGCTTCGAGAAACAGTTCCAGTTGCAGAATGCGCTAGTGACGGATTATTCCGAAGTGTTGGATCTATATGCATTGAAATACGGTATTAATATCAGCCGTTTCTCATACGGTACAGCCATTAGTATGTTTACCTCCGTCGTAAGTATCATACTGTTGTTTACGGCGAACGGCATCATGAAGAAAACGACCAAAGAAAGCATTATGTAG
- a CDS encoding glycoside hydrolase family 95 protein, which produces MMGMNNGNTRWKLWYNQPASRWEEALPVGNGRIGAMVYGGVNSEIIALNEDTLWSGFPRDGQNYEALRHLKKVRELIFSGKYREAEALIERNMLGSRSESYQPLGNLLIQQQGKNSYNSYYRELDLDTGISSVQYNVGGTNCTREVFVSAPDQILAVQIAASGQSPLELSLSLDSPLKHLTFVNELTDTIVLRGQCPSHIADNYLGNHPQSILYEEGLGLIFEIHLRVLIDEGEVKVVEGNKLTVNGAKKATFLLAAATNFAGYDVMPEQSGESLSNTCSAQLDAAVQIGYVNLRSRHIQDHQQLFRRVSLDLGNSRNESLPTDERLAAYRTGDVDPGLESLYFQYGRYLLMASSRPGTQPANLQGIWNYHIQPPWNSNYTTNINTQMNYWPAEICNLSECHEPLIQLVKDLSVTGARTARIHYDCGGWVTHHNIDLWRSAIPSDGEASWAFWPMGGVWLCRHVWEHYEFGRDVEYLRETAYPLMKGAAQFCLDWLVPTPEGILVTAPSISPENKFLTPEGEPCSVSAASTMDMALIAEIFRHCVQAAEILGIDESWIQEVVQAEACLARPEIGDDGRLQEWNKPFAEVEPGHRHVSHLYGLYPGNSITPTNTPELMEAARKTLQSRISQGGGHTGWSCAWLINLYARLGDGKSAHHFMRTLLARSTYPNLFDDHPPFQIDGNFGGTAGVAEMLLQSHLDGIDLLPALPEAWPKGKVSGLRARGGFEVEITWEQGQLATAVLTTSHRGWCCVRCGEMKLDIISPDGSVISEGKRFWTEPNEIYYISTLLHA; this is translated from the coding sequence ATGATGGGAATGAACAATGGAAACACAAGGTGGAAGTTATGGTATAATCAGCCCGCTTCCCGCTGGGAAGAGGCTCTGCCAGTCGGAAACGGGCGGATTGGTGCGATGGTATACGGTGGCGTGAACAGTGAGATCATCGCTCTTAATGAAGATACATTATGGTCTGGATTTCCCCGTGATGGGCAAAATTATGAGGCCCTTCGGCACTTAAAGAAGGTGCGCGAGCTTATATTTTCCGGGAAATATAGAGAAGCGGAAGCTTTGATCGAGAGGAACATGTTGGGTAGCCGGAGTGAGTCGTATCAACCACTAGGTAATTTGTTAATCCAACAACAAGGCAAGAACTCTTACAATTCTTATTATCGAGAGCTTGATCTTGATACAGGTATCTCAAGCGTACAATACAATGTTGGTGGGACAAATTGTACAAGAGAAGTTTTTGTTAGTGCACCCGATCAAATCTTAGCTGTTCAAATTGCAGCATCAGGACAGAGTCCATTAGAGTTAAGTTTGTCACTGGACTCACCGTTGAAACACTTGACCTTCGTAAATGAGCTGACTGATACCATTGTGCTCCGAGGACAATGCCCGAGCCACATAGCTGATAATTATCTTGGAAATCATCCACAATCTATACTTTACGAAGAAGGTTTGGGTCTAATCTTTGAAATTCATTTGCGTGTGTTGATTGATGAAGGGGAAGTAAAGGTCGTGGAAGGAAATAAACTTACAGTTAATGGAGCAAAAAAGGCAACCTTTCTGCTCGCAGCGGCAACGAATTTTGCGGGATACGATGTGATGCCGGAACAGAGCGGAGAGTCACTTTCAAATACATGTAGCGCACAGTTGGATGCAGCTGTACAAATAGGTTATGTCAATTTACGTAGTAGACATATCCAAGATCATCAACAACTGTTTCGGCGGGTGAGCCTTGATTTAGGTAATTCAAGGAATGAATCGCTCCCGACAGACGAGCGACTAGCAGCATATCGGACTGGTGATGTAGATCCTGGGCTTGAGTCATTGTATTTTCAGTATGGTCGGTACTTGCTTATGGCTAGTTCCAGACCAGGCACGCAGCCAGCCAACTTACAAGGAATATGGAATTATCATATACAGCCTCCATGGAATAGTAATTATACGACGAATATTAATACCCAAATGAACTATTGGCCTGCTGAGATATGCAATTTAAGTGAGTGTCATGAGCCATTAATTCAGCTGGTTAAGGATCTAAGCGTGACAGGTGCAAGAACTGCTCGTATTCATTATGATTGTGGGGGTTGGGTAACGCACCATAATATCGATCTATGGAGATCGGCTATTCCAAGTGATGGTGAGGCAAGCTGGGCATTCTGGCCAATGGGTGGAGTTTGGCTGTGTCGCCATGTGTGGGAACATTATGAATTTGGACGTGATGTGGAGTATTTGAGGGAAACCGCTTATCCATTAATGAAGGGGGCAGCGCAGTTTTGCTTGGATTGGCTAGTCCCTACGCCAGAAGGTATTCTTGTTACGGCACCTTCGATTTCACCGGAGAATAAATTCCTTACGCCAGAGGGAGAGCCATGTAGTGTATCCGCTGCATCCACGATGGATATGGCCCTGATCGCTGAGATATTCAGACATTGCGTCCAAGCTGCTGAAATATTAGGTATAGATGAATCTTGGATACAGGAAGTTGTCCAAGCGGAGGCTTGTTTGGCTCGGCCAGAGATTGGAGATGATGGGCGTCTTCAGGAATGGAACAAACCCTTTGCAGAAGTTGAACCGGGTCATAGACACGTTTCTCATCTGTATGGACTGTATCCAGGTAATTCAATTACGCCAACGAATACGCCTGAACTTATGGAAGCAGCTCGTAAAACACTTCAAAGTCGCATTAGCCAAGGTGGTGGACATACGGGATGGAGTTGCGCTTGGCTTATCAACTTGTATGCTCGACTAGGAGATGGGAAGTCAGCTCATCACTTTATGCGTACACTATTGGCTCGTTCGACGTATCCTAATCTTTTTGACGATCACCCCCCTTTTCAAATCGATGGTAACTTTGGTGGGACAGCTGGTGTGGCAGAAATGTTATTACAGAGCCATTTGGACGGTATCGATTTACTCCCGGCACTTCCTGAGGCCTGGCCAAAAGGTAAGGTTAGTGGTTTGAGAGCAAGGGGAGGGTTTGAGGTTGAAATAACCTGGGAACAAGGACAACTAGCCACAGCGGTGTTAACGACTTCTCATCGTGGTTGGTGCTGTGTTCGTTGTGGTGAAATGAAACTAGATATTATAAGTCCGGACGGATCCGTTATCTCTGAAGGAAAACGTTTCTGGACGGAGCCGAATGAAATTTATTATATTAGCACACTCCTACATGCATAG
- a CDS encoding phosphotransferase family protein: protein MDSGIKLVLDENELSVVIKAAFGEHAGISSVHELKDGWFNSAYSIVLDTGKKVVLKVAPLNSSTGVMRYEHNVMRAEVDVLKLIQQTGGIPVPEVLFYDDSCSVIEGEYFIMEYLSGEPYNKVKEALSPEQREKIELELGRLNRLINEIKGERFGYFSLEEQHGENWTHVFMAMVAGLLADAKDANVSLPAAAEDVMAAIERHSSSLEEVTIPCLVHWDLWDGNVFVDDGDISGLIDCERALWGDPLMEYYFRTSANCPAFMQGYGIQEMTTAQKKRLMMYDLYLDLILHIECTYRQYSDPNHLQWAEQNLQQSWDRFKSLDI, encoded by the coding sequence ATGGACAGTGGGATTAAACTTGTTTTGGATGAGAATGAATTGAGCGTTGTAATTAAGGCTGCTTTTGGTGAGCATGCCGGTATATCGTCAGTTCATGAATTGAAGGATGGTTGGTTTAACTCAGCTTATTCGATTGTTCTGGATACTGGGAAGAAAGTGGTACTGAAAGTGGCACCCTTGAATTCATCGACTGGAGTTATGCGTTATGAGCATAATGTGATGAGAGCTGAGGTTGATGTCCTTAAGTTAATCCAGCAGACGGGAGGAATACCTGTTCCTGAAGTACTCTTTTACGATGACAGTTGTTCTGTTATTGAAGGAGAATACTTTATTATGGAGTATCTATCTGGGGAGCCGTACAACAAAGTGAAGGAAGCTCTTTCCCCAGAGCAAAGAGAAAAGATAGAGCTAGAACTAGGTAGACTGAATCGATTGATCAATGAGATTAAGGGAGAACGTTTTGGATATTTTTCTTTGGAAGAACAACATGGAGAGAATTGGACTCATGTATTTATGGCGATGGTAGCAGGTTTACTTGCTGACGCTAAGGATGCTAATGTTTCACTTCCAGCAGCAGCGGAGGACGTAATGGCAGCTATTGAGCGGCATTCTTCCAGCCTAGAAGAAGTAACGATCCCTTGTTTGGTACACTGGGATTTGTGGGATGGAAATGTCTTCGTAGATGATGGGGACATATCCGGATTAATCGATTGCGAGCGAGCGCTTTGGGGCGATCCGCTAATGGAATATTACTTCCGAACTTCGGCTAACTGCCCTGCATTTATGCAAGGGTATGGTATACAAGAGATGACTACAGCTCAGAAGAAACGGTTGATGATGTATGATTTATATCTTGACCTCATTTTACATATAGAATGTACCTACCGCCAATATAGCGATCCAAACCATCTTCAGTGGGCTGAGCAAAATTTACAGCAGAGTTGGGATCGATTTAAGTCATTGGATATTTAA
- a CDS encoding ABC transporter substrate-binding protein has product MKWKGPKTFAALLLASTLLVGGCGSSGNNDKNNAAAGNTGNTGNTGTNSQTEQPAEDTSPISFTFFGGDASPNWNGMQDDVGKVITEKTGVTIDAEFDVGAGGGESKVALMAASGDVPDLIFAKGELSKLIDAGLIVDMTDLIDKYAPNIKKIFGDNMNRLKYSNEDQSIYSIVTNMGVDNQYFDATGGFEIQHRVLKELGYPQVRTLADYEKVLKDYYAKHPTIDGQPTIPLTLSADDWRIMITVTNPAFIATGAPDDGEYYVDPETYEAKLHYKRAEEKEYFRWLNHMYNEGLLDKDTFVQKEDQYKAKIASGRVLGLIDQEWGYADGENALKSAGKNDATYAHFPVTLSEDYVDHSFQPAGVDGYGIAITTACKDPVRAIKFLDWLASDEGQVLRNWGIEGKHYNVENGQRVIPAEITERRMNDTANFTKETGLGNPAGLYAAFSARYGDGVKDSTDNFYTINFPEQIVELYSDAEKESLKAYNATTWKDLFPQESDFEAKEWGALYNMPVPTDGDYQVISKKTQDIIRKKIPEAVLAKTSDFDKIYDGFLADLDKAGAEQMEAEYTQLVKARVSLFTGKDIK; this is encoded by the coding sequence ATGAAGTGGAAAGGTCCTAAAACTTTTGCTGCTCTTTTATTGGCAAGTACTTTGCTTGTAGGCGGTTGCGGTAGCTCAGGTAACAATGACAAAAACAATGCGGCAGCAGGCAATACAGGCAACACAGGAAATACGGGCACTAATAGCCAAACCGAACAACCAGCGGAAGACACAAGCCCTATCAGTTTTACCTTCTTCGGTGGGGATGCCAGCCCGAACTGGAACGGAATGCAGGATGATGTCGGTAAAGTAATCACCGAGAAAACTGGCGTAACTATTGATGCTGAATTTGATGTAGGTGCTGGTGGCGGTGAGAGCAAAGTTGCCTTGATGGCAGCAAGTGGTGATGTTCCAGATTTAATCTTCGCTAAAGGCGAGCTGTCCAAACTGATCGATGCTGGACTCATTGTTGATATGACTGATTTAATTGATAAATATGCTCCAAATATTAAGAAAATTTTTGGCGATAACATGAATCGTTTGAAATACAGTAATGAAGATCAATCCATCTATTCGATCGTTACGAACATGGGTGTCGATAACCAATATTTTGATGCGACAGGTGGTTTTGAAATCCAACATCGCGTATTGAAAGAACTCGGTTATCCGCAAGTTCGCACATTAGCGGATTATGAGAAAGTATTGAAAGATTACTATGCTAAGCATCCTACAATCGACGGACAGCCTACGATTCCGCTCACCTTAAGTGCGGATGACTGGAGAATCATGATCACCGTTACCAACCCGGCGTTCATAGCAACTGGTGCTCCGGATGACGGCGAATACTATGTCGATCCAGAAACTTATGAAGCTAAGCTTCATTACAAACGCGCAGAAGAGAAAGAATATTTCCGCTGGTTGAACCATATGTACAATGAAGGATTGCTCGATAAGGATACTTTCGTACAGAAGGAAGACCAATATAAAGCAAAAATCGCCAGCGGCCGCGTACTTGGTTTAATTGACCAAGAATGGGGTTATGCAGACGGGGAAAACGCCTTGAAATCTGCAGGCAAAAACGATGCTACTTACGCCCATTTCCCTGTTACATTGAGCGAAGATTATGTTGACCATTCCTTCCAACCTGCAGGGGTTGACGGATACGGTATCGCAATTACGACGGCTTGTAAAGATCCAGTTCGTGCTATCAAGTTCTTAGACTGGTTAGCTTCCGATGAAGGTCAAGTTCTCAGAAACTGGGGGATCGAAGGCAAACATTACAATGTTGAAAACGGTCAACGGGTAATTCCTGCTGAGATTACAGAAAGAAGAATGAACGATACAGCTAACTTCACTAAGGAAACAGGTCTTGGTAATCCAGCTGGCTTGTATGCAGCATTTAGCGCACGTTATGGTGACGGGGTTAAAGATTCCACAGATAATTTCTACACAATCAACTTCCCAGAACAAATCGTTGAGCTTTATTCAGATGCTGAAAAAGAATCATTGAAAGCTTACAATGCTACAACTTGGAAAGATTTGTTCCCGCAAGAAAGCGATTTTGAAGCTAAGGAATGGGGCGCGCTGTACAACATGCCTGTTCCAACAGACGGCGATTATCAAGTTATCTCTAAGAAAACGCAAGATATCATCCGCAAGAAAATTCCGGAAGCAGTTCTTGCAAAAACATCTGACTTCGACAAAATTTATGACGGCTTCTTGGCTGATCTAGATAAAGCCGGTGCAGAACAAATGGAAGCTGAATATACTCAGCTAGTTAAAGCGAGAGTATCATTGTTTACTGGTAAAGACATTAAATAA
- a CDS encoding AraC family transcriptional regulator: MKALRRFVFSPTGNPGLPLIVESIGYNPNQEKISRPQGYPWYHWIQAEVGEGVLTYGDKRVHLSPGSGVLLSPGLPHAYESSSDNIWGTFYLTFGGNSSATILSSFGINDPAFFQWEASSPFGSLLSLMLSRINDRSDLFGLEISVDTYRFLGQLSKLSQGNNISISRNMEKLAPLLKWMEEHYNNPDIGLDNLAEVLGISSRHLSKLFQPTFGLSPYAYFVQMRIHKAKELLAGDPLSTVASIAVVTGFRDTSHFVATFRKHTGMTPQQFRRLH, from the coding sequence ATGAAGGCATTACGTAGATTCGTATTTTCTCCTACGGGTAACCCCGGACTTCCACTTATTGTAGAAAGTATCGGCTATAACCCTAATCAAGAGAAGATCTCAAGACCCCAAGGTTACCCATGGTACCACTGGATTCAGGCCGAAGTTGGAGAAGGAGTCCTGACATATGGTGATAAACGAGTGCATCTCTCACCTGGCAGCGGTGTACTGCTATCGCCGGGATTACCTCATGCCTATGAATCTTCCTCAGACAACATATGGGGTACATTTTACTTAACCTTTGGCGGTAACTCGTCCGCTACTATTCTGTCTTCATTCGGAATAAACGATCCCGCCTTCTTTCAATGGGAAGCTAGTTCACCATTTGGCTCACTTCTTAGTCTAATGCTGTCGAGAATAAATGATCGCTCCGACTTGTTTGGACTTGAGATCTCTGTAGATACTTATCGTTTCCTTGGTCAATTGAGTAAGCTAAGTCAAGGAAATAACATATCCATTTCTCGTAATATGGAAAAATTAGCCCCTCTACTGAAGTGGATGGAGGAGCACTACAATAATCCCGATATCGGATTAGACAACCTTGCCGAAGTACTTGGTATTTCAAGCCGTCATTTGAGTAAATTGTTCCAACCGACATTTGGCTTGTCCCCATATGCTTATTTTGTGCAAATGCGCATTCACAAAGCTAAAGAACTGCTTGCAGGTGATCCTTTATCTACAGTTGCTTCTATTGCCGTTGTGACAGGATTCCGCGATACAAGTCATTTTGTCGCTACGTTCCGTAAGCATACAGGGATGACGCCGCAGCAATTCAGGAGACTTCATTAG